The region TCGGCATGATCCTGGTTTTCCAGGCCGGCCTGCAGGCAAAACGCGTCGTCCCCGACCTGTCCCTGCTCGGCGCGACGTTCCTCGAGCTGTTGGTTCGCGATCTGGCCGCGACGCTCTCCGCGCTGATGCTCGCCACCCGTGTCGGGGCAGGAATCGCCGCCGAAATCGGCTCGATGGTGGTGACCGAACAGGTCGACGCCCTGCGCATGTGCGCCGCCGATCCCATCGACTACCTGATCGTACCGCGCTTCAAGGCCAGCATCGTCATGACGACCATGCTGGTGGTCCTCGCCGCCGCCGTGGCGTTCTCCACCGGCATGTGGACCGGGTATGCGTTCTTCGACATCAACCCGCGCACGTTCATCAACATGAGCCTGGTGGACAAGGGCGACCTGATCATCGGCCTCACCAAGTGCTTCGCCTACGGCACCGCCATCCCGGTGGTCAGCGGCTACTGCGGACTGTCGACCTTCGGCGGCTCCGAGGGCGTCGGCTGGGCGACCACCCGCGCCGTGGTGAACTCTTCGCTGGCGGTCATCATCCTGAACTTCTTCATCAGTGGCGCCGGCTACTTGATCTTCGGATGACCGCCGCATGATCTCGTTCCGCAACGTCAAGAAGTCGTTCGGCCCCAAGGACGTGCTCCGCGGGGTGAGCTTCGACGTCCAGGACGGCGAGGTGTTCTTCATCATCGGCGCGTCGGGCGTCGGCAAGAGTGTGTTGATCAAACACCTGATCGGCCTGCTCTACCCGGACGACGGCGAGATCTGGCTGGACGGTGAGGAGGTCAGCCGCTTCGACGAACGCAAGATGTACGGCGTGCGGATGAAGTGCGCGATGGTGTTTCAGCACTCTACCCTGTTCGACTCGATGAACTGCGCCGAGAACGTCGCGCTGCCGCTGCGCAAACACCGAGGGCTGCGCCCCAAGGAAGCGCTGGCGGAGGCGCGCCGGCTCTTGACCCAGGTCCACATGGCCGAGTTCGGGGAGCGTTACCCCGCA is a window of Myxococcales bacterium DNA encoding:
- a CDS encoding ATP-binding cassette domain-containing protein gives rise to the protein MISFRNVKKSFGPKDVLRGVSFDVQDGEVFFIIGASGVGKSVLIKHLIGLLYPDDGEIWLDGEEVSRFDERKMYGVRMKCAMVFQHSTLFDSMNCAENVALPLRKHRGLRPKEALAEARRLLTQVHMAEFGERYPAELGDGMRKRVAIARALTLEPRYVLFDEPTTSLDPVSARRVDRLIRELSDTLGVTSIVVSHDLASIFTIADRIVMLYKGQVKLLGVPQDFKSSEDGIIQQFINGRAEGPMEA
- a CDS encoding ABC transporter permease; its protein translation is MTESPAPSAESSVGHIDEDAVTRERTGLAWVGGSVLDLLAAGQALYSVFVKTLYYSARGVRQPGAVARQMYEIGNKSLVFLCVVMGFIGMILVFQAGLQAKRVVPDLSLLGATFLELLVRDLAATLSALMLATRVGAGIAAEIGSMVVTEQVDALRMCAADPIDYLIVPRFKASIVMTTMLVVLAAAVAFSTGMWTGYAFFDINPRTFINMSLVDKGDLIIGLTKCFAYGTAIPVVSGYCGLSTFGGSEGVGWATTRAVVNSSLAVIILNFFISGAGYLIFG